A window of the Thunnus albacares chromosome 15, fThuAlb1.1, whole genome shotgun sequence genome harbors these coding sequences:
- the med6 gene encoding mediator of RNA polymerase II transcription subunit 6, with amino-acid sequence MASVDFRDNLLGISWVDSGWVPILNPGNVLDYFSERSNPFYDRTCNNEVVKMQRLTLEHLNQMVGVEYILLHAQEPILYIIRKQQRQSPTQLIPLADYYIIAGVVYQAPDLGTVISSRVLSAVHGIQSAFDEAMSYCRYHPSKGYWWHFKDQEEREKAKPKTKKKEEPSSLFQRHRVDTLLMDLRSKFPPTFYQPKPGEKPIPVEVKKEPEPPTEAVKQEEREPATKSSAPAPPSKPPPEKRARLQ; translated from the exons ATGGCGTCGGTGGATTTCAGAG ACAACCTTCTTGGGATTTCCTGGGTGGACAGCGGCTGGGTGCCTATTCTTAACCCTGGaaatgtgctggactatttctctGAGAGGAGCAACCCCTTTTATGATCGAACCTGTAATAATGAGGTAGTGAAGATGCAGCGGCTTACTCTGGAGCATCTGAA TCAGATGGTGGGAGTGGAGTACATTCTTCTTCATGCTCAGGAGCCAATTCTATATATAATCCGTAAACAACAGAGGCAGTCACCGACACAAT TGATTCCCTTGGCTGACTACTACATCATAGCTGGAGTTGTGTATCAAGCCCCAGATCTGGGAACAGTAATCAGCTCCAGAGTG CTTTCTGCTGTCCATGGAATCCAGTCTGCATTTGATGAGGCCATGTCATATTGTCGCTATCACCCATCCAAAGGATACTGGTGGCATTTCAAGGACCAGGAGGAGAGAG AAAAAGCCAAGCCTAAGACTAAGAAGAAAGAGGAGCCTAGTTCACTGTTTCAGAGGCACCGCGTAGACACTCTCCTTATGGACCTCAGGTCAAAATTTCCGCCAACTTTCTACCAG CCTAAGCCTGGTGAGAAGCCTATTCCAG TTGAGGTGAAGAAGGAGCCTGAACCTCCCACAGAAGCTGTCaaacaagaggagagggagCCAGCCACAAAGTCCTCCGCTCCAGCTCCACCAAGCAAGCCGCCTCCTGAGAAGCGAGCAAGGCTACAGTGA